In Paenibacillus xylanilyticus, the genomic window ATCGATTGTCTTGGAGAAGGACGCTGCGAATTGCCGGGATAGCCCTGCTAAGTTCAGCCATGCTGACGACTGCGTTTGGACTGGGGAACACACCGGTAACCGAGGCGGCGGGTACGCGTCAGATGGAGTTCCTGGACCGTGGGGTGGTTGCGGTAAAGACAGGTACGGGTGTGTTTGTCAGCTGGCGTCTTTTGGGTACGGAAGGATCCAACGTTTCATTCAATGTATATCGGGATGGAACCAAAGTGAACGCATCCCCCATAACCAATAGTACGAACCTTCAGGATGCCAGCGGGACAAGCAGTTCCAAATATACGGTTCGGGCCGTAGTGGGAGGAACCGAGCAGGCAGCTTCGGCAGCTGCGAGTGTATGGGGAAACAACTACCTGTCTGTGCCCCTCAGCATACCGGCGGGCGGGACAACACCGGATGGGGTGGCTTACACGTACAGCGCCAATGATGCCAGTGCAGGTGATCTGGACGGCGACGGGGAGTATGAACTAATCGTGAAGTGGGACCCGTCCAACTCCAAGGATAACTCTCAGAGTGGATATACCGGTGAAGTATTTATCGATGCCTATAAATTGAACGGGACACGTTTATGGCGAATTAGCCTCGGCAAAAATATCCGCGCAGGTGCTCATTATACCCAGTTCATGGTGTATGACCTGGACGGCGACGGCAAAGCAGAGGTAGCGATGAAAACGGCTGATGGCAGCAAGGATGGCACCGGTACGGTCATTGGCGATGCCAGCAAGGATTACCGCAATTCCAGCGGATACGTTCTATCCGGACCGGAATTCCTGACCATCTTCAACGGGCAAACTGGCAAAGCCCTGTCAACAGTGAACTATGAACCGGCACGTGGCAACGTATCCGATTGGGGAGATAATTATGGCAACCGGGTTGATCGCTTTCTCGCAGCGATTGCCTATCTGGATGGAGAACGTCCAAGTCTGGTCATGGCACGTGGATACTACACGCGTACGGTGCTTGTAGCCTACAACTGGCGGAATGGGCAGCTGACGAAGCAGTGGACATTCGATTCGAATACATCCGGCAATGCCGGGTATGCCGGTCAGGGAAATCATAATCTGAGCGTAGCGGACGTGGATGGCGACGGCAAGGATGAGATTATCTATGGTGCCATGGCGGTGGATGATAACGGAAAAGGGTTGTACACGACAGGGCTTCATCATGGCGACGCCATGCATCTAAGTGACCTGGACCCCGACCGTGCCGGGCTGGAGGTATTTCAGGTTCATGAGACCCCGTCCAATGCGGGAGTTGAATTCCGTGATGCACGTACAGGGCAGCTGATCTGGGGCATACCTACAACAAAGGATATCGGACGCGGCATGGCAGCGGATATCGACCCGAGATATAAAGGGGCTGAGGTTTGGGCAGACGGTGGTCTGTATACAGCCAAAGGACAGAAGATTGGAACAACCTTGCCTTCATCCACGAATTTTGGCATCTGGTGGGATGGAGATCTGCTGCGGGAACTACTGGACAGCAACAGAATCGATAAGTGGGATTATGCCAACAGCAAAACGGTTAATTTGCTGACAGCTTCAGGTGTCTCCTCCAATAACGGTACAAAATCCACACCGAATCTGCAGGCTGACCTGTTCGGGGACTGGAGGGAAGAGGTGGTATGGCGGACAAGCGATAGCTCTGCGCTGCGGATCTACACCACAACTGCGGTCACGGACAAGCGGATTTATACCCTGATGCATGATCCGGTGTATCGTCTTGGTATCGCATGGCAAAATGTTGCCTATAATCAACCACCCCACACCGGTTTTTATTTGGGTGAAGGCATGAGCACGCCACCGGTACCCAATATTCATTACGCCGGAAAATAGGAGATAAGCATAAGCTGCGGCTACCATAGCAAGATTCAATGTTAATCCGTTATTCTGCCTGATCCGAGGACAACAGGGGCATCCTGTTGTCCTTTTTTCATTCCATGTCAATGGAATAGAAATCCGGAACAAATCGGAAAAAACGTTTGACAGGCCAGAGGGCTGCCCTTATGATATGCATATAACTTACTAAACAGGTAGGAATAATGAAAATGATTGCTTTAACTATTGCGGCAGCAGTCATTACAGTCAGAGAAGAGTAATTTGAACAGAATAACGTTCTAACCGTATCGACGGAGGAACACCGCAGCACATCATTTCTGGATGAAGCATACACGGCCTTGGGTCGGCATGACTTTGTGAGGGAGAAGTGTGCTTGGTGGTTCCTCCGTCTTTTGTTCTTTTTCGGTGCGTTCCATACTGTTCAGCCTGCCTGAGGTAGTCATTGCAGAACCATTCTGGGGGGAGTGTTGTTTATGAAAAAGAGAATTCATAAGGGTATTCTGGTTGGTCTGGCATTGGTATTAACAGGGGTATTGGCAGCGTGCGGCGCGGAGAGCAGCGGTTCCAGTGCAGCAGGAACATCGGGAGAGCAGGATAGCGGCAAGGAAGCGGCCAAAGCCATCGAGCTGCTGAATGTATCCTATGATCCGACGCGGGAGCTGTATGAGCAATATAACAAGGCGTTTGCAGCGTATTGGCAAAAAGAAAAAGGCCAGGAAGTGACGATCAAGCAGTCACACGGCGGTTCCGGCAAACAGAGTCGTTCTGTGATCGATGGCTTGGACGCAGATATCGTTACACTGGCATTGGGATATGATATCGACGCGATCGAGGATAAAGGGCTGATTAATGCGGGCTGGCAGGATAAATACGAGCACAACAGCTCCCCATATACCTCAACCATTGTATTTTTGGTACGCAAAGGCAATCCGAAAGGCATTAAGGACTGGGATGATCTGATCAAAGGGGATACCCAGGTGATTACCCCCAATCCGAAAACGTCCGGTGGAGCAAGATGGAATTACCTGGCGGCATGGGGATATGCACTGAAGAAAAACAACAATGATGAGGAGAAGGCGAAGGAATTCGTTAGTGAACTCTTCAAGCATGCACCTGTACTTGATTCCGGGGCTCGTGGCTCTACGACAACATTTGTTGAACGTGGTATCGGTGATGTGCTGCTGGCCTGGGAGAACGAAGCGTTCTTATCGGTAAAAGAGCTGGGTCCGGACAAATTCGATATCGTTGTTCCTTCCGTTAGTATCTTGGCTGAACCACCTGTAGCGATCGTGGATAAAAATGCAGACAAAAAAGGCAGCCGCGAGGTCGCAGACGCTTATCTGAAGTATCTGTATAGCGAAGAGGGGCAGACCATTGCCGCGGAAAATTACTATCGCCCGACGCTGGATAGCGTGAAGGAGAAATTCAAAGACCAATTCCCGGATGTTGAATTGTTTACCCTGAATGATGTATTTGGCACTTGGCGGGATACGCAGGCCAAACACTTTAACGACGGCGGGATCTTTGACCAGATCTACGTTCCAGGCAGCTAATGTTGGATACAAATAGAGCTCACCGCCATGTAAGCGGCCAACCAGCCCTACCGGCTGAAGGCAGAGAGGATGAACGTCCATGAGCAAGGTGATGGTGGCCCGGAGACGCACACTGCCGGGCTTCGGATTGACAATGGGGTACAGTGTGTTCTACCTGAGCCTGGTTGTACTTATTCCACTGACAGCGTTGATCTTTAACTCCACGGGCCTGACCTGGTCCACGTTAATTGAGACAGCAAGTAACCCCCGGGTGCTTGCTTCTTTCAAGGTTAGCTTCCTGACGGCAGGAGTCGCTGCTTTGATTAATCTGGTTCTTGGGCTGCTCCTGGCTTGGGTGCTGGTCCGATACGAATTCCCAGGCAAGCGCCTGTTTGATGCGGTCATTGATCTGCCATTCGCCCTGCCTACTGCAGTGGCAGGTGTTGCCCTTACGGCTCTGTATGCCGGAAATGGATGGATAGGGCAGCTGGTGGAGCCTTTGGGTATCAAGCTGGCGTATTCGCAGGCAGGCATTACCTTGGCACTGATGTTTATCGGCATTCCGTTTGTTGTACGTACGGTACAGCCGGTTCTGGAAGAGCTGGAGGCCGAAGTGGAAGAGGCAGCCGCGACGCTGGGAGCAGGGAGATGGCGCATTTTTCGGACGATATTGCTGCCGGACCTGATCCCGCCACTGCTGACCGGGTTTGCACTTGCTTTTGCCAGAGGCATTGGGGAATATGGATCAGTCGTATTTATCTCGGGCAACATGCCGATGAAAACGGAGATTGCCCCCCTGCTGATCATGGCGAAGCTGGAGCAGTTCGATTACGCAGGAGCTACGGCTGTAGCCTTGCTGCTGCTGCTGGTTTCTTTTGTCCTGCTGCTGGTGATTAACTCCCTTCAGCGCTGGAGCAGGAAGGCAGGCCGGGCTTAGGCAATCGTAGCTAACCTATATAAGTTGAACTTGACATTTACACCATAACGGAGAGGACAGAAAAATCTGGAGAAGCGGAGCGTTCGCCTTTATCCCCGGATTTCTCCATTGTAGGAGTGGTTCAAAAAAATCTGGGGATAACAGCGATCGGAA contains:
- a CDS encoding rhamnogalacturonan lyase is translated as MLTTAFGLGNTPVTEAAGTRQMEFLDRGVVAVKTGTGVFVSWRLLGTEGSNVSFNVYRDGTKVNASPITNSTNLQDASGTSSSKYTVRAVVGGTEQAASAAASVWGNNYLSVPLSIPAGGTTPDGVAYTYSANDASAGDLDGDGEYELIVKWDPSNSKDNSQSGYTGEVFIDAYKLNGTRLWRISLGKNIRAGAHYTQFMVYDLDGDGKAEVAMKTADGSKDGTGTVIGDASKDYRNSSGYVLSGPEFLTIFNGQTGKALSTVNYEPARGNVSDWGDNYGNRVDRFLAAIAYLDGERPSLVMARGYYTRTVLVAYNWRNGQLTKQWTFDSNTSGNAGYAGQGNHNLSVADVDGDGKDEIIYGAMAVDDNGKGLYTTGLHHGDAMHLSDLDPDRAGLEVFQVHETPSNAGVEFRDARTGQLIWGIPTTKDIGRGMAADIDPRYKGAEVWADGGLYTAKGQKIGTTLPSSTNFGIWWDGDLLRELLDSNRIDKWDYANSKTVNLLTASGVSSNNGTKSTPNLQADLFGDWREEVVWRTSDSSALRIYTTTAVTDKRIYTLMHDPVYRLGIAWQNVAYNQPPHTGFYLGEGMSTPPVPNIHYAGK
- a CDS encoding sulfate ABC transporter substrate-binding protein, yielding MKKRIHKGILVGLALVLTGVLAACGAESSGSSAAGTSGEQDSGKEAAKAIELLNVSYDPTRELYEQYNKAFAAYWQKEKGQEVTIKQSHGGSGKQSRSVIDGLDADIVTLALGYDIDAIEDKGLINAGWQDKYEHNSSPYTSTIVFLVRKGNPKGIKDWDDLIKGDTQVITPNPKTSGGARWNYLAAWGYALKKNNNDEEKAKEFVSELFKHAPVLDSGARGSTTTFVERGIGDVLLAWENEAFLSVKELGPDKFDIVVPSVSILAEPPVAIVDKNADKKGSREVADAYLKYLYSEEGQTIAAENYYRPTLDSVKEKFKDQFPDVELFTLNDVFGTWRDTQAKHFNDGGIFDQIYVPGS
- the cysT gene encoding sulfate ABC transporter permease subunit CysT, whose translation is MSKVMVARRRTLPGFGLTMGYSVFYLSLVVLIPLTALIFNSTGLTWSTLIETASNPRVLASFKVSFLTAGVAALINLVLGLLLAWVLVRYEFPGKRLFDAVIDLPFALPTAVAGVALTALYAGNGWIGQLVEPLGIKLAYSQAGITLALMFIGIPFVVRTVQPVLEELEAEVEEAAATLGAGRWRIFRTILLPDLIPPLLTGFALAFARGIGEYGSVVFISGNMPMKTEIAPLLIMAKLEQFDYAGATAVALLLLLVSFVLLLVINSLQRWSRKAGRA